Proteins found in one Salvia splendens isolate huo1 chromosome 10, SspV2, whole genome shotgun sequence genomic segment:
- the LOC121753229 gene encoding UDP-glucuronate 4-epimerase 1-like yields MPSLEDGEMFLPSTPGKFKDKSITMHRQFYRCFASTSTMFLWALFLVALTAAYLSFQSFVDSGSRYFSTAWGGIQWEKQVRASAQIRRHNGVSVLVTGAAGFVGSHVSLALKKRGDGVVGLDNFNSYYDPSLKRDRRNLLNSQNIFVVEGDINDARMLAKLFEIVAFTHVMHLAAQAGVRYAMENPQSYVHSNIAGLVTLLEACKTADPQPAVVWASSSSVYGLNEKAPFSESDRTDRPASLYAATKKAGEEITHTYNHIYGLSITGLRFFTVYGPWGRPDMAYFSFTRNILQGKPITIYKGKNHVDLARDFTYIDDIVKGCIGSLDSAKKSTGSGGKKRAPAQYRIFNLGNTSPVTVPMMVGILEKQLKVKAKKHMVEMPGNGDVPFTHANISSARKEFGYKPTTDLQTGLRKFVRWYLSYYGYDHGKSVK; encoded by the coding sequence ATGCCATCGTTAGAAGACGGAGAAATGTTTCTGCCGTCGACGCCGGGGAAATTCAAGGACAAATCCATCACGATGCACCGCCAATTCTACCGCTGCTTCGCCTCCACTAGCACCATGTTCCTGTGGGCCCTCTTCCTGGTGGCGCTCACGGCCGCCTATTTAAGCTTCCAGTCCTTCGTCGACTCCGGCAGCCGCTACTTCTCCACCGCCTGGGGTGGCATCCAGTGGGAGAAGCAGGTCCGCGCCTCCGCCCAGATCCGCCGCCACAACGGCGTCTCCGTCCTCGTCACCGGCGCCGCCGGCTTCGTCGGCAGCCACGTCTCCCTCGCTCTGAAGAAGCGCGGCGACGGCGTCGTCGGATTGGACAACTTCAACAGCTACTACGACCCCTCGCTGAAGCGCGATCGGAGAAATCTCCTCAATTCGCAAAACATCTTCGTTGTGGAAGGCGACATCAACGACGCGCGGATGCTTGCGAAGCTCTTCGAGATCGTGGCGTTCACGCACGTGATGCATCTGGCAGCGCAGGCCGGGGTCAGATACGCTATGGAGAATCCACAGTCGTATGTGCACAGCAACATCGCGGGCCTTGTAACCCTTCTAGAAGCCTGCAAAACCGCCGATCCACAGCCCGCAGTGGTGTGGGCCAGCTCCAGCTCCGTATACGGCCTCAACGAAAAAGCCCCATTTTCCGAATCGGATCGGACTGACCGACCCGCTTCCCTCTACGCCGCTACTAAAAAGGCCGGTGAGGAAATCACCCACACTTACAACCACATCTACGGGCTCTCCATAACCGGGCTCAGATTCTTCACTGTATACGGGCCCTGGGGCCGGCCCGACATGGCGTATTTCTCCTTCACCCGTAACATTTTACAGGGGAAACCGATCACGATCTACAAGGGGAAGAATCACGTGGATCTAGCCCGTGATTTCACCTACATTGATGATATCGTGAAGGGGTGCATCGGGTCGCTTGATTCGGCTAAAaagagcacgggctcgggcgggaaGAAACGGGCTCCTGCGCAGTACCGGATCTTCAATTTGGGGAATACTTCGCCGGTGACGGTGCCGATGATGGTGGGGATTTTGGAGAAGCAATTGAAGGTGAAGGCGAAGAAGCACATGGTCGAGATGCCAGGAAACGGCGACGTTCCGTTCACGCACGCGAATATCAGCTCGGCCCGGAAGGAATTCGGGTACAAGCCCACAACCGACTTGCAAACCGGGTTGCGGAAGTTTGTTAGATGGTATTTATCGTATTACGGCTACGATCATGGCAAATCTGTAAAGTAA
- the LOC121752599 gene encoding uncharacterized protein LOC121752599, with the protein MRRELFLRIVKVLAACYPRFQSRWDADGKLRLLPLHKCTTVIRQMVYEGATDMFDEYLHVVNTTGHECLKKYCKGVIQIFSPTYLRKQMHKIVGHARGGARLFEDAEKHRLYIEFVMGLPPRVVASPHRYNYTPYTFQLNN; encoded by the exons ATGCGGCGAGAGCTATTCTTGCGCATTGTTAAAGTGTTGGCAGCGTGTTACCCGCGCTTCCAAAGTCGTTGGGACGCCGACGGCAAGCTCAGATTGTTGCCGCTGCATAAGTGCACGACTGTAATTAGGCAGATGGTCTACGAAGGAGCGAccgatatgttcgatgagtatcttCACGTCGTCAACACGACTGGTCACGAGTGTCTGAAGAAGTACTGTAAAGGCGTGATTCAGATATTCAGCCCCACCTATTTGCGAAAGCAGATGCATAAGATTGTAGGTCATGCACGAGGTGGTGCACGACTTTTCGAGGATGCTGAGAAACATAGATT ATACATTGAATTCGTCATGGGATTACCACCTCGTGTTGTTGCATCACCCCATCGATACAACTACACCCCTTATACTTTTCAACTAAATAACTGA